Proteins encoded within one genomic window of Odocoileus virginianus isolate 20LAN1187 ecotype Illinois chromosome 2, Ovbor_1.2, whole genome shotgun sequence:
- the IL1RN gene encoding interleukin-1 receptor antagonist protein isoform X2, giving the protein MALETACHPLGKRPCEMQAFRIWDVNQKIFYLRNNQLVAGYLQGPNTKLEEKIDVVPIEPHTMFLGIHGGKLCLACVKSGDEIKLKLEAVNITDLNQNREQDKRFAFIRSDNGPTTSFESAACPGWFLCTSLEADQPVGLTNKPTESIKVTKFYFQQD; this is encoded by the exons AAACAGCCTGCCACCCCTTGGGAAAGAGACCCTGCGAGATGCAAGCCTTCAG GATCTGGGATGTCAACCAGAAGATCTTCTACCTGAGGAATAACCAATTAGTTGCTGGATACTTGCAAGGGCCAAATACTAAATTAGAAG AGAAGATAGATGTGGTACCCATCGAACCCCATACTATGTTCCTGGGGATCCATGGGGGGAAGCTGTGCCTGGCCTGCGTCAAATCTGGAGATGAGATCAAGCTCAAGTTAGAG GCTGTGAACATCACCGACTTGAACCAGAACAGGGAGCAGGACAAGCGCTTTGCCTTCATCCGCTCCGACAATGGCCCCACCACCAGCTTCGAGTCGGCCGCCTGCCCCGGCTGGTTCCTCTGCACATCGCTGGAGGCTGACCAGCCGGTGGGCCTCACCAATAAGCCCACAGAGTCCATCAAGGTCACCAAGTTCTACTTCCAGCAGGACTAA
- the IL1RN gene encoding interleukin-1 receptor antagonist protein isoform X3 has product MQAFRIWDVNQKIFYLRNNQLVAGYLQGPNTKLEEKIDVVPIEPHTMFLGIHGGKLCLACVKSGDEIKLKLEAVNITDLNQNREQDKRFAFIRSDNGPTTSFESAACPGWFLCTSLEADQPVGLTNKPTESIKVTKFYFQQD; this is encoded by the exons ATGCAAGCCTTCAG GATCTGGGATGTCAACCAGAAGATCTTCTACCTGAGGAATAACCAATTAGTTGCTGGATACTTGCAAGGGCCAAATACTAAATTAGAAG AGAAGATAGATGTGGTACCCATCGAACCCCATACTATGTTCCTGGGGATCCATGGGGGGAAGCTGTGCCTGGCCTGCGTCAAATCTGGAGATGAGATCAAGCTCAAGTTAGAG GCTGTGAACATCACCGACTTGAACCAGAACAGGGAGCAGGACAAGCGCTTTGCCTTCATCCGCTCCGACAATGGCCCCACCACCAGCTTCGAGTCGGCCGCCTGCCCCGGCTGGTTCCTCTGCACATCGCTGGAGGCTGACCAGCCGGTGGGCCTCACCAATAAGCCCACAGAGTCCATCAAGGTCACCAAGTTCTACTTCCAGCAGGACTAA
- the IL1RN gene encoding interleukin-1 receptor antagonist protein isoform X1: MDIYIYGYLICLLLFLFHSETACHPLGKRPCEMQAFRIWDVNQKIFYLRNNQLVAGYLQGPNTKLEEKIDVVPIEPHTMFLGIHGGKLCLACVKSGDEIKLKLEAVNITDLNQNREQDKRFAFIRSDNGPTTSFESAACPGWFLCTSLEADQPVGLTNKPTESIKVTKFYFQQD, from the exons ATGGACATCTACATCTACGGTTACCTaatctgtctcctcctcttcctgttcCATTCAGAAACAGCCTGCCACCCCTTGGGAAAGAGACCCTGCGAGATGCAAGCCTTCAG GATCTGGGATGTCAACCAGAAGATCTTCTACCTGAGGAATAACCAATTAGTTGCTGGATACTTGCAAGGGCCAAATACTAAATTAGAAG AGAAGATAGATGTGGTACCCATCGAACCCCATACTATGTTCCTGGGGATCCATGGGGGGAAGCTGTGCCTGGCCTGCGTCAAATCTGGAGATGAGATCAAGCTCAAGTTAGAG GCTGTGAACATCACCGACTTGAACCAGAACAGGGAGCAGGACAAGCGCTTTGCCTTCATCCGCTCCGACAATGGCCCCACCACCAGCTTCGAGTCGGCCGCCTGCCCCGGCTGGTTCCTCTGCACATCGCTGGAGGCTGACCAGCCGGTGGGCCTCACCAATAAGCCCACAGAGTCCATCAAGGTCACCAAGTTCTACTTCCAGCAGGACTAA